A section of the Mycoplasmopsis synoviae ATCC 25204 genome encodes:
- a CDS encoding ABC transporter permease, with amino-acid sequence MKQFYVYCAFLHKLLFKKVNSIVIPLFVFSVSLIAGIVIWNQNIKNINSTTIIYAFLFLELLFTTLYASIKALNLFKEQESDALDILVFSKPISRKKMFISKQATFISFGLMWSLVVFTSNISAFFIMNLENALVVSFISFASLFFSYLIFGNIAALIAYKLSSKLALTISLVISTPLVIGGVVINSNSTSTANNFAYYLNTPYQFNRSNTAVNTNQFYLNNNKDNYYILANGYKSDKFSDLQKEFINNAYGYAENSSKSWQVYSWLSLPYQLIDAANVNNKNPLSFTENNSENNLKDYIFYNHLDSIAYNYNLVKDPKIATSGVNDDKSKYYIVPGLLKVDSKIDNLINAKIVYARENASTFDVTFPEDNFIYSSPNNLVGEISWQYTSELLNSDVFKNYARRFYANLFNKLKQVNSTDLFTNKKLLLDEVSSKLNEISSDSSEAKLVDPSTTVLDENAIKNNKIKNLTEKKVYLAVGLLYYLYFAHNDSFLTKALLSNEDPLEKDNPSKIVLEIDGYKYEIGGYSSFTAKQEVKNDKVVIRYELEPSDNYLFQKVNELYSLERGNQIVDKNYYYLIWVVIAMMVVFLNTYLYMKKDYK; translated from the coding sequence ATGAAGCAGTTTTATGTTTATTGTGCGTTTTTGCATAAACTACTATTTAAAAAAGTAAATTCAATAGTAATTCCGCTTTTTGTATTTTCAGTTTCACTAATTGCTGGAATTGTTATTTGAAATCAAAACATAAAAAACATAAATTCAACAACAATAATTTATGCATTTTTATTTTTAGAACTTTTATTTACTACACTTTATGCATCAATTAAAGCGCTTAATTTATTCAAAGAACAGGAATCAGATGCTTTAGATATTTTGGTTTTTTCTAAGCCAATTAGTAGAAAAAAAATGTTTATTTCTAAACAAGCAACTTTTATTTCTTTTGGATTAATGTGATCTTTAGTAGTTTTTACAAGTAACATTTCAGCATTTTTTATAATGAATTTAGAAAATGCGCTAGTGGTTTCTTTTATAAGCTTTGCAAGCTTATTTTTTAGCTATTTAATTTTCGGAAATATAGCAGCACTAATTGCTTATAAGTTAAGTTCTAAACTAGCTTTAACTATTTCACTTGTAATTTCAACTCCTTTAGTTATTGGTGGAGTTGTAATTAATTCTAATTCAACTTCAACTGCAAATAACTTTGCTTATTATTTAAATACACCATATCAATTTAATCGTAGCAATACAGCAGTTAATACCAACCAGTTTTATTTGAATAACAATAAAGATAATTACTATATTTTAGCTAACGGTTATAAAAGTGATAAATTCAGTGATTTGCAAAAAGAATTTATAAATAATGCATATGGTTATGCTGAAAATTCATCAAAATCATGACAAGTTTATTCATGACTTTCACTGCCATATCAATTAATTGACGCAGCAAATGTTAACAATAAAAATCCATTAAGCTTTACCGAAAATAATAGTGAAAATAATTTAAAAGATTACATATTTTATAATCACTTAGATTCAATTGCCTACAATTACAATTTAGTTAAAGATCCTAAAATTGCAACATCAGGCGTTAATGATGATAAAAGCAAATACTATATAGTTCCAGGGCTACTTAAAGTTGATTCAAAAATTGATAATTTAATTAACGCCAAAATAGTTTATGCAAGAGAAAACGCATCAACTTTTGATGTTACTTTCCCTGAAGACAATTTTATTTATTCATCACCTAATAATTTAGTTGGTGAAATTTCATGACAATACACCAGTGAACTTTTAAATAGTGATGTATTTAAAAACTACGCAAGAAGGTTTTACGCAAATCTTTTTAATAAATTAAAACAAGTAAATTCAACTGATTTATTTACTAATAAAAAACTTCTTTTAGATGAAGTTTCTTCAAAATTAAATGAAATTTCATCTGATTCTAGTGAAGCAAAATTAGTTGATCCTTCTACTACTGTTTTAGATGAAAACGCAATTAAAAATAATAAAATTAAAAACTTAACTGAGAAAAAAGTTTATTTAGCTGTCGGACTTTTATATTATTTATATTTTGCACATAATGATTCTTTTCTAACAAAAGCACTTCTTTCTAATGAAGATCCGTTAGAAAAAGATAATCCCTCGAAAATAGTTTTAGAAATTGATGGATATAAATATGAAATTGGAGGATATTCATCATTTACTGCAAAACAAGAAGTTAAAAACGATAAAGTTGTAATTCGTTATGAATTAGAACCAAGCGATAATTACTTATTCCAAAAAGTAAATGAGTTATATTCTCTAGAAAGAGGAAATCAAATAGTTGATAAAAATTACTACTATTTAATTTGAGTGGTAATTGCAATGATGGTTGTGTTTTTAAATACATATCTATACATGAAAAAGGACTATAAATAA
- a CDS encoding ABC transporter ATP-binding protein, whose product MKNILEVKSLQKVYSPNTGIFDINFSVEAGHFHSFIGENGAGKTTTIKSIIGAYNSYSGEILIDGKNSKNPETKNIIGYVPEYAKFPKELTTFTYLQFLAMLNGVSKSVAKEKITALLEKFNISDLKNKKPVNFSSGQKKKILLIQALIHDPQLIILDEPTANLDPTARFELFTILNQLKSQGKTIFISSHVLSEIDKYTDSFTLIHKGQIVYNGKKYKPLEKVFYEKVLSNK is encoded by the coding sequence ATGAAAAATATTTTAGAAGTAAAAAGTTTACAAAAAGTTTATTCTCCTAACACTGGAATATTTGACATAAATTTTTCTGTAGAAGCTGGGCATTTTCATTCATTTATAGGAGAAAACGGAGCCGGAAAAACTACAACTATTAAATCAATTATTGGAGCTTATAATAGCTATTCTGGTGAAATTTTAATCGATGGCAAAAATTCAAAAAATCCTGAAACTAAAAACATTATTGGATATGTTCCAGAATATGCAAAATTTCCTAAAGAATTAACCACATTTACATATTTGCAATTTCTTGCAATGCTTAATGGAGTTAGCAAAAGTGTAGCTAAAGAAAAAATAACAGCGCTTCTTGAAAAATTTAATATTAGTGATTTAAAAAACAAAAAGCCGGTTAATTTTTCATCTGGCCAAAAGAAAAAAATTCTTTTAATACAAGCATTAATTCATGATCCACAACTTATTATTTTAGACGAGCCTACCGCTAACTTAGATCCTACTGCTAGATTTGAATTATTTACAATTTTAAATCAACTAAAAAGTCAAGGAAAAACAATTTTTATTAGCTCACACGTATTATCAGAAATTGATAAATACACAGATTCATTTACTTTAATTCACAAAGGACAAATAGTTTACAATGGTAAAAAATACAAACCATTAGAAAAAGTATTTTATGAAAAAGTTCTTAGTAATAAATAA
- a CDS encoding aromatic motif membrane protein, whose product MKKFLVINKLLSFSLLSLVPIVASSCGTSSVKNSVDSNEQASTSLSRESIASFDGLLNYVFNNNQVAVENFKNSQDQILPAKFNEVKQALVWAPPFYVNVLEQNSELKKQTSDSINILKDTFKNDWYWMVKNISKFIYQFNPYGQLYDDEAAQKQDFDLIEHLYGRLDKKINWNEIFYILSYKIKVDPDANETFKDLTAHFYFLDDGFVKFYTYENQGKQNLFFVPDYFKIALSDDDIALVDLTANQENSNGNTTTKNYKAISLKKEADQEKYKNIALDFENKIWEKWTQKIDSLIEEAKEFGSKTEEEVRKENTYEKFFQYFSNVSYVGMQFKAINELNASNPKTKLFKYTLRWIDEN is encoded by the coding sequence ATGAAAAAGTTCTTAGTAATAAATAAATTATTATCTTTTAGTTTGCTTTCTTTAGTTCCAATAGTAGCCTCTTCTTGTGGCACTTCATCTGTTAAAAATAGCGTGGATTCAAATGAACAAGCGTCAACTTCGCTTTCTAGAGAATCTATCGCATCTTTTGATGGTTTATTAAATTATGTTTTTAATAACAACCAAGTAGCAGTTGAAAATTTTAAAAATTCTCAAGATCAAATACTTCCAGCAAAATTTAATGAAGTAAAACAAGCTCTTGTTTGAGCTCCACCATTTTACGTTAACGTTTTAGAACAAAATAGTGAATTAAAAAAACAAACCAGTGATTCGATTAATATTTTAAAAGACACATTTAAAAATGATTGATATTGAATGGTTAAAAACATTTCAAAATTTATATATCAATTTAATCCTTATGGTCAATTATATGATGATGAAGCAGCACAAAAACAAGACTTTGATTTAATTGAGCATTTATATGGTAGATTAGATAAAAAAATTAATTGAAATGAAATTTTTTATATTTTAAGCTACAAAATTAAAGTAGATCCAGATGCAAATGAAACATTTAAAGATTTAACAGCACACTTTTACTTTTTAGATGATGGGTTTGTTAAATTTTACACTTACGAAAACCAAGGAAAACAAAACTTATTTTTCGTTCCTGATTATTTTAAAATAGCACTAAGCGATGATGATATTGCTCTTGTAGATTTAACTGCAAATCAAGAAAATTCTAATGGCAACACAACTACAAAAAACTATAAAGCTATTTCTTTAAAAAAAGAAGCAGATCAAGAAAAATACAAAAATATAGCACTTGATTTTGAAAATAAAATTTGAGAAAAATGAACTCAAAAAATAGATAGTCTTATAGAAGAAGCTAAAGAATTTGGAAGTAAAACCGAAGAAGAAGTTAGAAAAGAAAATACATACGAAAAATTCTTTCAATACTTTTCAAATGTATCTTACGTTGGCATGCAATTTAAAGCAATTAACGAATTAAATGCAAGTAATCCAAAAACAAAACTTTTTAAATACACATTAAGGTGAATAGATGAAAATTAA
- a CDS encoding aromatic motif membrane protein codes for MKIKKRFLAISLLIPIALPLFAISCANYSERSSLNKLIDTSQVVTNKDIDNNEAKSELILNNLLSRTFKNETDRVNFLNQQNDSNYQNTLLDQLNSLKQDFLKAKQDNNQTQMDLTANKLADLYSQNWYFFFKNLSKFSGTFNDFVIINKTKDNFHSAQYLNQVKNKTPYRDFRYLTNYIDSIKVGEESAELGDSSVLYIAKDKSVFRVTIRNESLDKPTLSIRPYIWYFGDFGARNISLSIISRIWHSAVIHNYQEGYELFEKSLIKDQNYGIPAKFVLLPKINAIQEESPASQTSNTKESKTQENEN; via the coding sequence ATGAAAATTAAAAAAAGATTTTTAGCTATTAGTCTTTTAATTCCAATTGCACTACCTTTATTTGCAATTAGTTGTGCTAATTATTCAGAGAGAAGCTCACTTAATAAATTAATTGATACAAGTCAAGTTGTAACCAATAAGGATATCGACAATAATGAAGCTAAAAGTGAATTGATTTTAAATAATTTACTTTCAAGAACATTTAAAAATGAAACTGATAGAGTTAATTTTTTAAATCAGCAAAATGATTCTAATTATCAAAATACTCTTTTGGATCAGCTAAATTCACTAAAGCAAGATTTTTTAAAAGCAAAGCAGGATAATAATCAAACACAAATGGATTTAACTGCTAATAAACTAGCAGATTTATATAGTCAAAACTGATATTTCTTTTTTAAAAATTTATCTAAATTTAGCGGAACTTTTAATGACTTTGTAATCATTAACAAAACAAAAGATAATTTTCACTCAGCTCAATATTTAAATCAAGTAAAAAACAAAACCCCCTATCGTGATTTTAGATATTTAACTAATTACATTGATTCTATAAAAGTAGGTGAGGAATCAGCCGAGTTAGGTGATTCATCAGTTTTATATATTGCAAAAGATAAAAGTGTTTTTAGAGTAACTATTAGAAATGAATCTTTAGATAAACCTACTTTAAGTATTCGTCCATATATTTGATATTTTGGAGATTTTGGAGCAAGAAATATTTCTTTAAGTATTATTTCAAGAATATGGCATTCAGCGGTAATTCATAATTATCAAGAAGGATATGAATTATTTGAAAAAAGCTTAATAAAAGACCAAAATTATGGAATACCAGCAAAATTTGTGCTTTTACCAAAAATAAATGCTATCCAAGAAGAAAGTCCAGCATCTCAAACTTCAAATACCAAAGAAAGTAAAACGCAAGAAAATGAAAATTAA
- a CDS encoding aromatic motif membrane protein, with protein sequence MKIKKILPAVFLTMAALPAISCASNSNANTNSNNAKSLFEKITKENVTINQRWNDFIESKAINSLLNLAFPKKENREKYIKEQNELNYDSKYKKDLKYWLSYGNNIQSALGSDSNFFFGDLPYPYENSRARVGQLFDNNWLWFLFNLDKFTFVNYPSVNLFEKTSTQYSIQSQENSLVLGTFYTPNSNKIIDFSTQIYESDDEILTANVWLLIEAGFLIRIEVRHYLQDELSDISLLGYLFTYPDLISSNNKLRDFNIKKYIEDNEDFDSKSVDELKSLLFTERYGGSKLRYTVVDINNEK encoded by the coding sequence ATGAAAATTAAAAAAATATTACCGGCAGTTTTTTTAACAATGGCAGCATTGCCAGCTATTTCTTGTGCTTCAAATTCAAATGCAAACACAAATTCAAATAATGCCAAAAGTTTGTTTGAAAAAATTACTAAAGAAAATGTAACTATTAATCAAAGATGAAATGATTTTATTGAAAGCAAAGCAATAAATAGTCTTTTAAATCTTGCATTTCCTAAAAAAGAAAATCGTGAAAAATACATTAAAGAACAAAATGAATTAAATTACGATTCGAAATATAAAAAAGATTTAAAATACTGACTTTCATATGGTAATAACATTCAATCTGCATTAGGTTCAGATTCAAATTTTTTCTTTGGAGATTTGCCATATCCATATGAAAACTCTAGAGCAAGAGTTGGACAATTATTTGATAATAATTGACTTTGATTTTTATTTAATTTAGATAAATTTACTTTTGTTAATTATCCATCTGTTAATTTATTTGAAAAAACTTCAACACAATATTCAATTCAATCTCAAGAAAATTCTTTAGTTCTTGGAACATTTTATACACCTAACTCAAATAAAATAATTGATTTTTCAACACAAATTTATGAAAGCGATGATGAAATTCTTACTGCTAATGTTTGACTTTTAATAGAAGCAGGATTTTTAATTAGAATAGAAGTTAGACACTATCTACAAGATGAACTTTCAGATATTAGTCTTCTTGGTTATTTATTTACTTATCCAGACTTAATTTCTTCAAATAATAAATTAAGAGATTTTAACATCAAAAAATACATAGAAGACAATGAAGACTTTGATTCTAAAAGTGTTGATGAACTTAAAAGTCTTTTATTTACAGAAAGATACGGTGGAAGCAAATTACGCTACACTGTAGTTGATATAAACAATGAAAAATAA
- a CDS encoding aromatic motif membrane protein, with the protein MKNKFKFLILFSTLPLSASLISCSSNIQDTKKDYLDQNFQVPINNENQTELAAILSLDKNDSLENSSIYKNDQNYFRNFFNTYDKNFQSLLETVNESKKKEIAETLMSEIAKNWYYVFNNLLLFQPYFYKWFNLPDTKEAKHSPFYKDQTLVSHKHIAIPRFTTYQNGKVLENFTDYNIDKNEIHFYLLLSQNTFARFLGKKDPNSEKFNFEVKLFATTNNAQKINLQEIYNDIETNLKTPNQKSYEDFEIKYSRSGKYGYLAELVLKPSLI; encoded by the coding sequence ATGAAAAATAAGTTTAAATTTTTAATTCTTTTTTCAACTCTACCTTTAAGTGCTTCTTTGATAAGTTGTTCTTCAAATATCCAAGATACAAAAAAAGATTATCTTGATCAAAATTTTCAAGTTCCAATAAATAACGAAAATCAAACCGAGCTTGCAGCTATTTTATCTTTAGATAAAAACGATTCTTTAGAGAATTCTTCAATTTATAAAAACGATCAAAATTACTTTAGAAATTTTTTTAACACTTATGATAAAAATTTCCAAAGTTTACTTGAAACAGTTAACGAATCAAAAAAGAAAGAAATAGCTGAAACATTAATGAGTGAAATTGCTAAGAATTGATATTATGTTTTTAATAATTTACTTTTATTCCAGCCATATTTTTATAAATGATTTAATCTTCCAGACACTAAGGAAGCAAAACATTCTCCATTTTATAAAGATCAAACTTTAGTATCACACAAACATATTGCAATACCTAGATTTACTACTTATCAAAACGGTAAAGTCTTAGAAAATTTCACTGACTATAATATTGATAAAAATGAAATTCATTTTTATTTACTTCTTTCACAAAATACATTTGCGAGGTTTTTAGGAAAAAAAGATCCAAATTCAGAAAAATTTAATTTTGAAGTTAAACTTTTTGCAACAACTAATAACGCTCAAAAAATAAATTTGCAAGAAATATATAATGATATTGAAACTAATTTAAAAACTCCTAATCAAAAAAGCTATGAAGATTTTGAAATAAAATATTCAAGATCAGGAAAATATGGATATTTAGCAGAATTAGTTTTAAAACCTTCTTTAATTTAA
- a CDS encoding BMP family ABC transporter substrate-binding protein, producing MKKKFILPIIMTPIAATAIIATACGDQSEAQKPSGWIPKEERVAQIKTVDLTSVKEEARSQKYVLITDKGDVHDKSFNQSSWEALNQLYDQTGAEVNFIQPSTENYTQAYNQALSQGYTVWILSGFTHSASLKSFIEQNYQTLVDRKIQIIGVDFSLTGANALSKQYPYFFGLLFKFDQSAWIVGYATAKYLAYKYPNDADKRIVASFAGGDNVGTTRFNTGFAKGVLAYNQDPKNTVKVKHQFPVPLDSGYETNEKMQTVITSVLSGQDGKTPTVVLPVAGPATGEVLNAYARSQANADKLVIGVDVDQSLSYPDKAGKFLTSITKNIAQAEYDIMTEILLSAKNSRENKFLVGHDKSKTFTLEGTFAQGWAGFTKSHLTNAADRAKMDQFLTDAENLFKSKSQAFVDYISDDSKATEGGQQSYTTVTDLLKAVTDLINQTNTTQQ from the coding sequence ATGAAAAAGAAATTTATTTTACCAATAATAATGACACCTATTGCAGCTACTGCAATTATAGCAACAGCTTGTGGAGATCAAAGCGAAGCACAAAAACCTTCTGGGTGAATTCCAAAAGAAGAAAGAGTTGCTCAAATTAAAACAGTTGATTTAACAAGCGTAAAAGAAGAAGCTAGAAGTCAAAAATACGTTTTAATTACCGATAAAGGTGATGTTCATGATAAATCATTTAACCAATCATCATGAGAGGCTTTAAACCAGCTTTATGATCAAACTGGTGCTGAAGTAAACTTCATTCAACCTAGCACTGAAAACTATACACAAGCTTATAATCAAGCTTTATCGCAAGGATATACAGTTTGAATTCTTTCAGGATTTACTCATTCTGCTTCATTAAAAAGTTTTATTGAACAAAACTATCAAACTCTTGTAGATAGAAAAATTCAAATAATTGGAGTTGACTTTAGTTTAACAGGGGCAAACGCTCTTTCAAAACAATATCCATACTTCTTTGGTCTTTTATTTAAATTTGATCAATCAGCTTGAATAGTAGGTTATGCTACAGCTAAATATTTAGCATATAAATATCCAAATGATGCAGATAAAAGAATCGTAGCTTCATTTGCAGGTGGAGATAACGTTGGAACAACAAGATTCAACACCGGATTTGCTAAAGGAGTTTTAGCATATAATCAAGATCCAAAAAATACTGTTAAAGTAAAACACCAATTCCCAGTCCCTCTTGATTCAGGATATGAAACTAATGAAAAAATGCAAACAGTTATTACTTCTGTATTAAGTGGACAAGACGGAAAAACACCTACCGTTGTTCTGCCAGTTGCAGGCCCTGCAACCGGTGAAGTTTTAAACGCATATGCAAGAAGTCAAGCTAATGCAGATAAACTTGTAATAGGAGTTGACGTTGATCAATCGCTTTCATATCCAGATAAAGCAGGAAAATTCTTAACATCAATTACAAAAAATATTGCCCAAGCAGAATACGATATTATGACAGAAATTCTTCTTTCAGCTAAAAACTCAAGAGAAAATAAATTTCTTGTAGGTCATGATAAATCAAAAACATTCACCCTTGAAGGAACATTTGCTCAAGGATGAGCCGGATTTACAAAAAGCCATTTAACAAATGCTGCTGATAGAGCAAAAATGGATCAATTCTTAACTGATGCCGAGAATTTATTTAAATCTAAGTCTCAAGCATTTGTTGATTATATTTCAGATGACTCAAAAGCTACCGAAGGTGGTCAGCAAAGTTATACAACAGTAACAGATTTACTAAAAGCTGTTACAGATTTAATTAACCAAACAAATACAACACAACAATAG
- a CDS encoding ABC transporter ATP-binding protein — protein MKKEYAIEFENISKSFGNIKANSDISFKIQKGSIHAIIGENGAGKSTLMSILFGLYSPDSGVIKINGKKTFISNPNEATFLGIGMVHQHFKLVDVYTNLENIILGDEFTKKNTNLLNLTPSRQKIKALQETFLINFDLNKKTGNESVSVRQKIEIMKMLYRDSDILIFDEPTAVLTQEEIQGLLKTFEIFKKQGKTIIFISHKLHEIKQIADNATVLRQGKVSAEFKVSSASVKDMAAAMVGSETLTIDNPDKGKILGKDLIFEIKNLNLNGTKKLEDINLKIHSGEIMAIAGVEGNGQEELEKVISRMKKETSGEIKLKSTKLVKEKIKDFFKYKKFQIYLKSAFSLVFLILFIMQISLWASSKAKELANLYLALGILFLGLFLFVAYYLSIEIYSYFKIKNKYQKNAQEFINVNQLNTFEFSQIGFSYVSSDRHKHGLVLDFSLRNNTFIRRTWDKLFNFFGVFKTKNIATQTSEIISNYDVRGANEGRSISRSLSGGNQQKFIIGREMSSSYKFILIMNPTRGLDVGAINNIHQKILQAKKDKKAILLISYELDEILTLADTIAVISNGKIVAVKSSNELTKNQIGQYMAHSGSDHANKK, from the coding sequence ATGAAAAAAGAATACGCAATTGAATTTGAAAATATTTCAAAATCTTTTGGCAACATTAAAGCTAATTCAGATATTAGTTTTAAAATTCAAAAAGGTTCAATTCATGCAATAATTGGAGAAAACGGTGCCGGAAAGTCAACTTTAATGTCGATTTTATTTGGACTATATTCTCCAGATAGTGGAGTTATTAAAATAAATGGTAAAAAAACATTTATTTCAAATCCTAATGAAGCTACATTTTTAGGAATTGGAATGGTGCATCAACACTTTAAATTAGTTGATGTATATACCAATTTAGAAAATATTATTTTAGGTGATGAATTTACCAAGAAAAATACTAACTTATTAAATTTAACTCCATCAAGACAAAAAATCAAAGCACTTCAAGAAACATTTTTAATTAATTTTGATTTAAATAAAAAAACCGGAAACGAAAGTGTTTCTGTTAGGCAAAAAATTGAAATTATGAAAATGCTTTATCGTGATTCTGATATTTTAATCTTTGACGAGCCAACTGCGGTTTTAACCCAAGAAGAAATTCAAGGACTACTTAAAACCTTTGAAATTTTTAAAAAACAAGGTAAAACAATTATTTTCATTAGCCATAAGCTTCATGAAATAAAACAAATCGCAGATAACGCTACCGTTTTACGTCAGGGAAAAGTGTCAGCTGAATTTAAAGTCTCTAGTGCTAGCGTTAAAGATATGGCTGCCGCAATGGTCGGAAGCGAAACACTAACAATAGATAATCCCGATAAAGGAAAAATTTTAGGCAAAGATTTAATTTTTGAAATCAAAAATTTAAATCTTAATGGAACTAAAAAGCTAGAAGATATCAACTTAAAAATTCATTCAGGTGAAATAATGGCCATTGCCGGAGTTGAAGGAAATGGTCAAGAAGAACTTGAAAAAGTAATTTCAAGAATGAAAAAAGAAACCTCTGGTGAAATAAAACTCAAAAGCACCAAGTTAGTTAAAGAAAAAATAAAAGACTTCTTTAAATATAAAAAGTTTCAAATTTATCTAAAAAGCGCTTTTAGTTTAGTATTTTTAATTCTTTTTATAATGCAAATTTCACTATGAGCATCATCAAAGGCAAAAGAGCTAGCTAATTTATACTTAGCGCTTGGAATTTTATTTTTAGGATTATTTTTATTTGTAGCCTACTATTTATCTATAGAAATTTATAGCTATTTTAAAATAAAAAATAAATACCAAAAAAATGCTCAAGAGTTTATCAATGTAAACCAATTAAATACTTTTGAGTTTTCTCAAATTGGTTTTAGCTATGTATCTAGCGATAGACACAAACACGGACTAGTTTTAGATTTTTCGCTTAGAAATAACACCTTCATAAGAAGAACTTGAGATAAGCTGTTTAATTTTTTTGGAGTTTTTAAAACCAAAAATATAGCTACTCAAACCAGCGAAATTATTTCCAATTATGACGTAAGAGGAGCCAATGAAGGTAGATCTATTTCTAGATCACTTTCAGGTGGAAACCAGCAGAAATTTATAATCGGTCGTGAAATGTCATCTAGCTATAAATTTATTTTAATAATGAATCCAACTAGAGGTCTTGACGTTGGTGCTATTAATAATATCCACCAAAAAATATTGCAAGCTAAAAAAGATAAAAAAGCAATTTTATTAATTTCATACGAGCTTGATGAGATTCTAACCTTAGCCGATACTATAGCAGTTATTAGTAACGGAAAAATAGTTGCCGTAAAATCATCAAATGAATTAACAAAAAATCAAATAGGTCAATACATGGCCCATTCAGGAAGTGATCATGCAAATAAAAAATAA